Proteins encoded within one genomic window of Pedobacter africanus:
- a CDS encoding GNAT family N-acetyltransferase — protein sequence MNEEYVNLPLVKNADDRRFELKVGDYIAFIDYKEHGRKIWLIHTESPAELQGRGAATALIEKTLAYIEDNGYKLIPLCPLVAAYLKRHPEWERILDESAKPF from the coding sequence ATGAATGAAGAATATGTAAATCTGCCGCTGGTAAAAAATGCGGACGATAGACGTTTTGAATTAAAGGTAGGCGATTATATCGCATTCATCGATTATAAGGAACACGGCCGGAAGATCTGGCTGATCCATACTGAATCCCCTGCTGAATTACAGGGCAGGGGGGCTGCTACGGCTTTAATAGAGAAGACACTGGCTTATATTGAAGACAATGGCTATAAATTAATCCCTCTGTGCCCCCTGGTTGCTGCCTACCTGAAAAGGCATCCGGAATGGGAGCGCATTCTGGACGAAAGTGCAAAACCATTTTAA
- a CDS encoding bestrophin family protein, with product MLLVQNIRLSRILINTWQVDLIMIASCTVAYLAREYLVVQHIEIPSIIPTLLGTAIAFFIGFNNNQAYDRWWEARKIWGALVNDSRSYTRALINYVDEDSMIARRMVLRHIAFLYALKANLRGTVDEIYIKYLNEEDLREIKTHSNTHNAILSIQSRDLQLLSKLNHIDGFRFIEINEMLVRFSDSMGMSERIKNTVFPTTYSYLTKVFIWLFVVTFTLVISHTTGVYSIFLGWLIGFVFVSTQINGMSMVNPFENNSAGVPLNQITRTIEINLLQMLGEKDIPEPVKPINDEYVL from the coding sequence ATGCTCCTGGTTCAGAATATTCGCTTAAGCAGAATTCTAATTAATACCTGGCAGGTCGATCTGATTATGATTGCTTCCTGCACTGTTGCTTATTTGGCCAGGGAGTACCTGGTGGTGCAGCATATCGAGATCCCCTCCATTATTCCTACACTTCTGGGAACAGCAATTGCCTTTTTTATTGGATTTAATAATAACCAGGCCTACGACAGGTGGTGGGAAGCCAGAAAAATATGGGGTGCCCTGGTAAATGATTCACGCTCTTACACCCGTGCATTGATCAACTATGTGGATGAGGATAGCATGATAGCAAGAAGGATGGTGCTCAGGCACATTGCTTTTTTATATGCTTTAAAGGCAAATTTGAGAGGTACAGTGGATGAAATCTACATCAAGTACCTGAATGAGGAAGATTTGAGGGAAATCAAAACACACAGCAATACCCATAATGCCATTTTAAGCATACAATCCCGGGATTTACAGCTGTTATCAAAATTAAATCACATCGATGGTTTTCGGTTTATAGAAATCAATGAGATGCTGGTCAGGTTCTCTGACTCGATGGGCATGAGCGAACGCATTAAAAATACGGTATTCCCTACTACCTATAGCTACCTCACAAAAGTGTTTATATGGCTTTTTGTGGTTACGTTTACCCTGGTCATCAGTCATACTACCGGGGTGTACTCTATTTTCCTGGGCTGGTTAATCGGATTTGTATTTGTTTCTACCCAGATTAATGGGATGAGCATGGTTAATCCATTTGAAAATAATTCGGCCGGGGTTCCATTGAACCAGATTACCCGTACCATTGAAATTAATCTGCTGCAAATGCTTGGCGAAAAGGATATTCCTGAGCCAGTGAAGCCAATAAATGACGAGTATGTGCTGTAG
- a CDS encoding GNAT family N-acetyltransferase produces MTQIIKATEAEFPIIRSIAFKTWPVTFGSILSEAQIDYMLEMMYSISSLTEQVNQKNHHFLLFREGNEYLGYASYELNYKGQDKTKIHKIYVVPEGQGKGVGRQLMDTIKGIALQHNNNKLALNVNRDNKAIQFYEAIGFSKVGQEDIDIGNGFLMEDAVMEKEIIK; encoded by the coding sequence ATGACACAGATTATTAAGGCTACTGAGGCAGAATTCCCTATTATCCGTTCCATTGCATTCAAAACCTGGCCGGTAACTTTTGGAAGTATATTATCCGAAGCGCAGATTGACTACATGCTGGAAATGATGTACAGCATTTCTTCTTTAACAGAACAGGTAAACCAAAAGAACCACCACTTTTTACTGTTTAGGGAGGGGAACGAATACCTCGGCTATGCCTCTTACGAGTTAAATTATAAGGGGCAGGACAAAACAAAAATCCATAAAATTTATGTGGTTCCGGAAGGGCAGGGAAAGGGAGTGGGCAGGCAGCTGATGGATACCATCAAAGGTATTGCGTTACAGCACAACAACAATAAACTGGCCTTAAATGTGAACAGGGACAATAAGGCGATTCAGTTTTACGAAGCCATAGGCTTTAGCAAAGTTGGGCAGGAAGATATAGATATTGGCAATGGCTTTTTAATGGAAGATGCCGTTATGGAAAAAGAAATCATTAAATAA